From a region of the Terriglobia bacterium genome:
- a CDS encoding competence/damage-inducible protein A has product MIAEIVAIGSELLTPYRQDTNSLYLTEKLNALGIQVAFKTVVGDSREHLTAVARIAMQRADVVIFMGGLGPTEDDLTREAVADALGIELKRDPEIVTELYKRFAARRIKMPDNNLQQADVLPGAFVLPNPRGSAPGQWLERSVEGRNRILLLLPGPPWELKPMFDEQCFERLKANLPPAFLGKRELKIAMMGESECDRRASAIYKKYDDVRTTILADVGECQLHLVCRADAMETAQARVDELAGELEDEFDEFVFATHGETLEQIVGYYLDMRGATIAVAESCTGGMLATRLTSVSGSSRYFLGGAIVYSNDLKKIFADVPPLLIKEKGAVSKEVAIALAEGIRKKCKATFGVGVTGIAGPGGASESKPVGLVYVALADGSRTDVVERHFPGDRERIRRWATQQALDLVRRKLM; this is encoded by the coding sequence GTGATCGCCGAGATCGTTGCCATCGGGTCGGAACTTCTCACGCCGTACCGCCAGGATACGAACTCCCTTTATTTGACCGAGAAGTTGAACGCGCTGGGGATCCAGGTCGCCTTCAAGACCGTGGTGGGCGACAGCCGCGAGCATCTCACCGCCGTGGCGCGCATCGCCATGCAACGGGCGGACGTCGTCATCTTTATGGGCGGGCTGGGACCGACCGAAGACGATCTGACGCGCGAAGCCGTCGCCGACGCGCTGGGAATCGAATTGAAGCGCGACCCCGAGATCGTCACCGAACTCTACAAGCGCTTCGCCGCCCGGCGCATAAAGATGCCGGACAACAACCTGCAGCAGGCGGACGTGCTGCCCGGCGCGTTCGTGCTGCCCAACCCGCGCGGAAGCGCCCCCGGACAGTGGCTGGAACGTTCCGTCGAAGGGCGTAACCGCATCCTTCTGCTGCTGCCGGGTCCCCCGTGGGAACTGAAACCGATGTTCGACGAACAGTGCTTCGAGCGACTGAAGGCAAACCTTCCGCCCGCATTCCTCGGCAAACGCGAGCTGAAGATCGCCATGATGGGCGAATCGGAGTGCGACCGCCGCGCCTCCGCCATCTACAAGAAGTACGACGACGTGCGAACCACGATCCTGGCGGATGTGGGCGAGTGCCAGCTCCACCTGGTCTGCCGGGCCGACGCCATGGAAACGGCGCAGGCGCGCGTGGACGAGCTGGCGGGAGAACTCGAGGACGAGTTCGACGAGTTCGTCTTCGCCACCCACGGCGAGACGCTGGAGCAGATCGTCGGCTACTACCTCGACATGCGGGGCGCCACCATCGCCGTCGCCGAATCGTGCACGGGCGGCATGCTGGCCACGCGCCTGACCTCGGTCAGCGGCAGCTCGCGTTACTTCCTGGGCGGCGCGATCGTGTATTCCAACGATCTTAAGAAGATCTTTGCCGATGTCCCTCCGCTGCTCATCAAGGAGAAAGGGGCGGTGAGCAAGGAAGTGGCGATCGCGCTTGCCGAAGGCATCCGGAAGAAGTGCAAGGCGACCTTCGGTGTCGGCGTGACGGGGATCGCGGGCCCGGGCGGCGCCTCGGAATCGAAACCGGTCGGGCTGGTGTACGTCGCCCTCGCCGATGGGAGCAGAACCGACGTGGTGGAGCGGCATTTTCCCGGCGACCGCGAGCGCATCCGGCGCTGGGCCACGCAGCAGGCGCTGGACCTGGTACGACGAAAGTTGATGTAG
- a CDS encoding gluconolaconase, producing MGISDRLLGKKNVNGKPHIEAVVPGFALPGGEFRVVGSGLKPPDLHRPRVKIGELEAPIVISSDDFLIARVPETAVSGAVVVSTNGSSSNPSNLGVAVTIAESLHPVANPALDAEGNIYVTFSGSRGQKVPVSIYKIDTNYLVKPFLSEMMNATAIAFDREGQMYVSSRYDGTVYRVAPNGTMSSYAEGMGIATGIAFDREQNLYVGDRTGTIWRIARDRQIFVFATLEPSISAYHLAFSPSGDLFVAGPTTSSFDVVYKVDPHGSASVFYRGLGRPQGIAFDAEGNLYVAASLGGKRGIVRLTPDAQASTVVSGHSLVGLAFAPGRSAILATTNAVHHLTWNIQGKSLLD from the coding sequence CTCGGCAAGAAGAACGTGAACGGCAAGCCGCACATCGAAGCGGTGGTCCCGGGGTTCGCCCTGCCCGGAGGGGAATTCCGCGTCGTGGGCAGCGGTCTCAAACCGCCGGACCTTCACCGCCCGCGGGTGAAGATCGGCGAGTTGGAGGCGCCCATCGTCATCAGCTCGGACGATTTTCTGATCGCGCGCGTGCCGGAGACGGCCGTTTCCGGCGCCGTAGTGGTTTCGACCAATGGCTCCTCCAGCAATCCGTCGAACCTCGGGGTGGCGGTCACTATCGCCGAGAGCCTGCACCCGGTGGCCAATCCTGCGCTCGACGCAGAGGGCAACATCTACGTCACTTTCTCCGGCTCGCGCGGACAGAAGGTGCCTGTTTCCATCTACAAGATCGACACCAACTACCTGGTGAAGCCGTTCCTCTCCGAGATGATGAACGCCACCGCCATCGCCTTCGACCGCGAAGGGCAGATGTACGTTTCGTCGCGCTACGACGGGACGGTGTACCGGGTAGCGCCGAACGGGACGATGTCGTCCTACGCCGAGGGCATGGGCATCGCGACCGGCATCGCCTTCGACCGCGAGCAGAACCTGTACGTGGGCGACCGCACGGGCACCATCTGGCGCATCGCGCGCGACCGGCAGATCTTCGTCTTCGCCACGCTGGAGCCGAGCATCTCCGCCTACCACCTGGCGTTCAGCCCGAGCGGCGACCTGTTCGTGGCCGGGCCCACGACTTCAAGCTTCGATGTCGTGTACAAAGTCGACCCCCACGGGAGCGCGAGCGTCTTCTACCGCGGCCTCGGACGTCCACAGGGCATCGCTTTCGACGCGGAAGGCAACCTGTATGTCGCGGCCTCTCTCGGCGGCAAGCGCGGCATCGTGAGGCTCACGCCCGATGCCCAGGCCAGCACCGTGGTCTCCGGACACAGCCTGGTCGGCCTCGCCTTCGCCCCAGGCCGCTCCGCCATCCTCGCCACCACCAACGCGGTGCACCACCTGACCTGGAATATCCAGGGGAAGTCGCTGCTCGACTAG